DNA from Agarilytica rhodophyticola:
TGCCCAGCGAGTATCTGTGTCGTCGTACTGAATTATTTTAATGCACACTAAAAGTGTGCAGTTACGCTATATTTCCAGCAATATTCTCGCGGGATCTTCGATCATATCTTTAATCGCAACCAGGAATTGAACTGCCTGCTTACCATCGATAATGCGGTGATCGTATGACAGAGCCAAATACATCATTGGCAATATTTTCACTTCTCCGTTAACCGCCATTGGTCTCTCTTGGATCTTATGCATACCTAAGATGGCTGATTGAGGAGGATTAAGGATTGGTGTCGACATAAGTGATCCAAATACGCCGCCGTTGGTGATAGTAAAAGTACCACCTGTCATCTCTTCGATGCCAAGTTTGCCATCACGGGCGCGCAAGCCATAACTGCGGATACCATTTTCTACATCGGCTAGGCTCATGTGTTCAGCATTGCGTAACACTGGCACAACCAAACCTTTATCAGTGGAGACTGCAACACCTATATCTTGATAGCCGTGATAAACAATGTCGTTACCGTCAATAGAAGCGTTAACTTCTGGTATTCTGCGCAGAGCTTCCACCGCAGCTTTCACAAAAAAGCCCATAAAGCCAAGGCGAGTGCCATTGTGAACCTTCTCGAATTTGTCTTTATATTGCTTACGCAGTGCCATTACAGGCGCCATATTAACTTCGTTGAATGTAGTCAACATGGCTGTATTGGCGGTTACATCAAGTAAACGCTCGGCAATACGAGCACGCATACGTGTCATGGGCACACGTTTTTCAACACGCTCACCCGCAGGGATATCTAGGGATGCTGCGCTGCTATTACCAGCACTGGCAGCAGGTTTAGGCGCAGCTTGTGGCGCAGGTGCTGCAGCTGCCGGCGCAGAAGAAGCACCAGAAAAGTTAGCAACATCTTCTTTAGTGATACGTCCATCTTTACCTGTACCAACAACTTGTGCCAAATTGATATTTTTCTCTTGTGCCAATTTGCGTGCGGCAGGCGCTGCGATAATATCGCCATCTGCTTTGCTAGGCTCGGCCGCTGGCGCCGCTGCTGGTACATCTGAGCCAGCCGAAGCAGCGCCTTCCTGAAAGGTCGCAATAACTTCGTTGCTAAGAACGGTATCACCTTCGTTCTTTATAATTTCTGCTACGGAACCATCAGCAGGAGCAACAACCTCCAATACCACTTTATCAGTTTCAATATCTACTAGTAGTTCATCTCGTGTAACCGCTTCGCCAGCCTGCTTATGCCAGGTTACGATACTACCGTCCTGAACAGATTCGGGGAAAGTTGGTGCTTTTATTTCTATGGTCATTTCCAGTCATGTCCTTTTTGCTTAAGGCTCTTTAAGGTTAATTTGTTGAATCAGCTATACACTGGTATCCAACGCCGCTGAAATAAATTTCTTTTGTTCGTCTAAATGCGTCGACATATAACCTGCAGCAGGTGCAGAAGATGCAGGTCTGCCGGCAAAACGCAAATAGAGCTCTGAATTTATACGGTCGAGAACACGTCGCATTCTATGTTGACTGGCGTACCAAGCCCCTTGGTTTTTGGGCTCTTCTTGGCACCAGACAAAATCTTTCACATGTTCAAAAGGTTTCAATGCCAATTTCAATGCTTCTTCAGGGAAAGGATACAGCTGCTCAATACGAACCAGTGCAATATCTTCCTGTTGCTTCGCTTCTCGTTCTTCGAATAGGTGATAATAAACTTTTCCGCTACATAAAATGACGCGTTTAACTTGTTTAGGATCAACCGTTTCGTCCGTCAGTACCGTTTCAAACTTACCGTTAGCCAATTCTTCTAGCGATGATGTTGCCAGCTTATGGCGCAGTATCCATTTTGGGCTCATGACGACTAATGGACGGCGCATATGGCGAATAGCCTGACGCCGGAGCATATGATATACCTGTGCTGGGGTCGTTGGAATACACACTTGAATATTGTGTTCTGCACACAATTGCATGAAGCGCTCGAGTCGAGCGGAAGAATGCTCAGGCCCCTGCCCTTCGTAACCATGAGGCAACAACATCACTAAGCCGCACAGGCGCTGCCATTTATGCTCACCGCTGGTAATAAATTGATCGATAACCACTTGTGCGCCATTGGCGAAATCACCAAACTGCGCTTCCCAGATCACCATACCGTTGGGTGCAGTGGTGGCATAACCATATTCAAAAGCAAGAACCGCTTCTTCCGACAAGAAGGAGTCATATATTTCAAAACTAGGTTGTCCCTGCTCGACATTCTCTAAAGGAATGTATTGCTCACCATCTTTTTGGTTATGAACAACCGCGTGACGATGGGAAAAAGTACCACGTCCAACATCTTGACCTGTAATACGAATTTGATGTCCTTGCTTAAGCAACGTTGCGTAGGCAAGAGTTTCCGCCATCCCCCAATTAATCGGCAAAGCGCCACCGGCCATTTTGCGGCGGTCATCATATATTTTGGCAACTTGGCGTTGGATTTGGATACCATCGGGGATATTCGTAATATTTTCGGCTAATGCCTGTAACTCTTTTAGGTTATAGGTGGTATCGCAAGGAGTTTGCCAATCGTGACCAATGTAAGGTGTCCAATCGACAAATAAAGACTTGTCTGGCTCACTCACCAAGCCACGTGCCACGTGCTCACCACGATCTAGGGCTGCTCGGTAATCATTGGCTAGCGTATCACCTTCTTCTTTGGTTATAACGTTCTCCGCCACCAGCTTTTCAGCGTAGAGAGTACGGGTAGTTTTGTGCGCTCGAATAGCTTTGTACATCGCTGGCTGAGTAGCAGATGGCTCATCTGTCTCATTGTGGCCTC
Protein-coding regions in this window:
- a CDS encoding 2-oxoglutarate dehydrogenase E1 component, with amino-acid sequence MQESLMELLWSTSHISGGNAVYVEEMYELYLNDPNSVSQDWRDYFDKLPRVNGAVGNDVPHSEIIEYFELLGRNRARPMVAPGEGSANVAHERKQVEVVQLTNAYRLSGHQKASLDPLGILEIKDSPDLDLGFHNLNTLDLDSVFQTGDLSFGYREGLLKDIIADLEKTYCGTVGAEVMHITNYDERRWLLNRLESTRSQPQFDKETKISLLKRLTAAEGLERHLDSKYPGTKRFGLEGGESLIPLLDTLIRKVGDYGAKEMVLGMAHRGRLNTLVNILGKNPAELFEEFEGKRLVDTSGDVKYHQGFSSNVMTPGGEMHLALAFNPSHLEIVSPVVEGSVRARQDRRQDDKGEKVVPVVIHGDAAFAGQGVVLETFQMSQTRAYKTGGTVHIVINNQVGFTTSNKEDARSTDYCTDVAKMIETPIFHVNGDDPEAVAYVAALAIDYRHEFNKDVVIDLVCYRRRGHNETDEPSATQPAMYKAIRAHKTTRTLYAEKLVAENVITKEEGDTLANDYRAALDRGEHVARGLVSEPDKSLFVDWTPYIGHDWQTPCDTTYNLKELQALAENITNIPDGIQIQRQVAKIYDDRRKMAGGALPINWGMAETLAYATLLKQGHQIRITGQDVGRGTFSHRHAVVHNQKDGEQYIPLENVEQGQPSFEIYDSFLSEEAVLAFEYGYATTAPNGMVIWEAQFGDFANGAQVVIDQFITSGEHKWQRLCGLVMLLPHGYEGQGPEHSSARLERFMQLCAEHNIQVCIPTTPAQVYHMLRRQAIRHMRRPLVVMSPKWILRHKLATSSLEELANGKFETVLTDETVDPKQVKRVILCSGKVYYHLFEEREAKQQEDIALVRIEQLYPFPEEALKLALKPFEHVKDFVWCQEEPKNQGAWYASQHRMRRVLDRINSELYLRFAGRPASSAPAAGYMSTHLDEQKKFISAALDTSV
- the odhB gene encoding 2-oxoglutarate dehydrogenase complex dihydrolipoyllysine-residue succinyltransferase gives rise to the protein MTIEIKAPTFPESVQDGSIVTWHKQAGEAVTRDELLVDIETDKVVLEVVAPADGSVAEIIKNEGDTVLSNEVIATFQEGAASAGSDVPAAAPAAEPSKADGDIIAAPAARKLAQEKNINLAQVVGTGKDGRITKEDVANFSGASSAPAAAAPAPQAAPKPAASAGNSSAASLDIPAGERVEKRVPMTRMRARIAERLLDVTANTAMLTTFNEVNMAPVMALRKQYKDKFEKVHNGTRLGFMGFFVKAAVEALRRIPEVNASIDGNDIVYHGYQDIGVAVSTDKGLVVPVLRNAEHMSLADVENGIRSYGLRARDGKLGIEEMTGGTFTITNGGVFGSLMSTPILNPPQSAILGMHKIQERPMAVNGEVKILPMMYLALSYDHRIIDGKQAVQFLVAIKDMIEDPARILLEI